One window from the genome of Spiractinospora alimapuensis encodes:
- a CDS encoding MIP/aquaporin family protein, producing MEEIPLTHIFISEVLGTGLLLLLGCGVVANTNLAGTLGKKIGAGWLLISFGWGLAVFAGVYAAFLSGAHINPAVTVGLLVYGDEYAPGVPITLATTLVYFAGEMVGAILGATLCWLAYKRHYDEETDPGAILGTFSTGPSIKDYKWNFVTEVIATFVLVFIILNFGNTPAELGALPVALLVVAIGASLGGPTGYAINPARDLGPRIAHALLPIKGKGSSNWGYAWVPVFGPIVGAIIAAGIYRFLPYL from the coding sequence ATGGAGGAAATTCCGCTCACGCACATATTCATCTCGGAGGTGCTGGGAACCGGCCTCCTGCTCCTGCTGGGCTGTGGTGTCGTCGCCAACACGAACCTCGCCGGAACGCTCGGCAAGAAGATCGGAGCGGGCTGGCTGCTCATCAGCTTCGGCTGGGGTCTCGCCGTGTTCGCCGGCGTGTACGCCGCGTTCCTTTCCGGCGCGCACATCAATCCCGCCGTCACCGTGGGCCTGCTGGTCTACGGCGACGAGTACGCCCCCGGAGTGCCGATCACCCTGGCCACCACCCTGGTGTACTTCGCCGGTGAGATGGTGGGCGCGATCCTGGGCGCCACCCTGTGCTGGCTCGCCTACAAGCGCCACTACGACGAGGAGACCGATCCCGGGGCGATCCTGGGGACGTTCTCCACCGGGCCGTCGATCAAGGACTACAAGTGGAACTTCGTCACCGAGGTCATCGCCACGTTCGTCCTCGTCTTCATCATCCTGAACTTCGGGAACACACCGGCCGAACTCGGGGCACTCCCGGTCGCGCTTCTGGTCGTCGCGATCGGCGCCAGCCTCGGTGGTCCCACCGGATACGCCATCAACCCGGCGCGTGACCTCGGCCCCCGTATCGCGCACGCGCTCCTGCCGATCAAGGGCAAGGGGTCCTCCAACTGGGGGTACGCGTGGGTTCCGGTGTTCGGTCCGATCGTCGGCGCCATCATCGCCGCCGGCATCTACCGGTTCCTGCCCTACCTCTGA